The Haloplanus salinarum genome includes a region encoding these proteins:
- a CDS encoding plastocyanin/azurin family copper-binding protein, which produces MVSKQSKEFLSRRKFAATFSGAVLAGLAGCGGNGGDGGDGGDEATATATDTPEPTATATATATATSTPAGEADATITVGPGGSLQFEPETTAVSQGDTVEFVFDSGGHNVSGHPDAASQVELPEGAEPFASYDISGDDINHLSLNEAGTTYRHTFEVTGQYTYVCVPHVSSGMVGNLTVRDR; this is translated from the coding sequence ATGGTCTCAAAGCAGTCGAAGGAGTTCCTGTCGCGACGGAAATTCGCAGCCACGTTCAGCGGCGCCGTGCTCGCCGGCCTCGCCGGATGCGGCGGCAACGGCGGCGACGGTGGCGACGGTGGCGACGAAGCGACGGCGACGGCGACCGACACCCCGGAGCCGACGGCGACGGCGACGGCGACGGCCACGGCGACGTCCACGCCGGCCGGCGAGGCGGACGCGACGATCACCGTGGGTCCCGGCGGCAGTCTCCAGTTCGAACCGGAGACGACCGCCGTCTCGCAGGGCGATACCGTCGAGTTCGTCTTCGACTCCGGCGGCCACAACGTCTCGGGTCACCCGGACGCCGCGAGCCAGGTGGAGCTTCCGGAGGGTGCGGAGCCGTTCGCGAGCTACGACATCTCCGGCGACGACATCAACCACCTCTCGCTCAACGAGGCCGGGACGACTTACCGGCACACGTTCGAGGTTACCGGCCAGTACACCTACGTCTGTGTCCCCCACGTGTCCTCGGGGATGGTCGGCAACCTCACGGTCCGCGACCGGTAA
- a CDS encoding ABC transporter substrate-binding protein, translating into MRVREFPVLGDEDERAVEAFAAGLDREAARVLAYLVGREESDRFSGEAASRLAVRVGVDLGRDRVSDVLATLTDHGLITETTVRSEAPGRPPKGWRADGGFDRTVARVRACHSEALLDRAATVAATLGDDVDVDADARTDDGSPVEVGLNWDPNGLHAPLFAGTYEADVSFDGRRGSAAALSAVADGDVDVGLTGAATFLRAHADGSDVVPLALYYQRAMVVLYTTRETFGAPLRSVEDVRGRRVAMPAGSETGALGRLFLSQAGVVDDVTVVRAEGEEREALLDGDADVATGVFTDPLELAADGHDVDSVLVAEHFPVPGPAFVVRRETLRDRPGALRAFLEGSMDGWSTARTDPAAAVEAVGDRSDEPAAAERRKLTQALDRFAGSDAVEKNGWGWHSGETWQRLRIALDQADAL; encoded by the coding sequence GTGCGAGTTCGAGAGTTTCCGGTCCTCGGCGACGAGGACGAACGAGCGGTCGAGGCGTTCGCCGCGGGGCTCGACCGCGAGGCGGCGCGCGTCCTCGCCTACCTGGTCGGCCGCGAGGAGTCCGACCGCTTCTCCGGCGAGGCGGCGTCCCGACTGGCCGTCCGCGTGGGCGTCGACCTGGGCCGTGACCGCGTCTCGGACGTGCTCGCGACCCTCACCGACCACGGCCTGATCACCGAGACGACCGTCCGGAGCGAGGCGCCGGGGCGACCGCCCAAGGGGTGGCGGGCCGACGGCGGCTTCGATCGGACGGTCGCCCGCGTGCGCGCCTGCCACTCCGAGGCGCTGCTCGACCGGGCCGCGACGGTCGCCGCGACCCTCGGCGACGATGTCGACGTCGACGCCGACGCCCGGACCGACGATGGGAGCCCCGTCGAGGTTGGCCTGAACTGGGATCCGAACGGGCTTCACGCCCCACTGTTCGCGGGGACGTACGAGGCAGACGTGAGCTTCGACGGACGTCGCGGCTCCGCCGCCGCGCTGTCGGCCGTCGCCGACGGCGACGTGGACGTGGGGCTCACCGGTGCGGCCACCTTCCTGCGCGCTCACGCGGACGGGAGCGACGTGGTCCCGCTGGCACTCTACTACCAGCGGGCGATGGTCGTCCTCTACACCACTCGCGAGACGTTCGGTGCCCCGCTCCGGAGCGTCGAGGACGTCCGCGGTCGGCGGGTCGCCATGCCCGCCGGCTCCGAGACCGGTGCGCTCGGGCGCCTCTTCCTGTCGCAGGCCGGCGTCGTCGACGACGTGACCGTCGTCCGCGCCGAGGGCGAAGAGCGCGAGGCGCTCCTCGACGGCGACGCCGACGTCGCGACCGGCGTGTTCACCGACCCGCTGGAGTTGGCGGCCGACGGCCACGACGTCGACTCGGTGCTCGTCGCCGAGCACTTCCCGGTCCCGGGCCCCGCCTTCGTGGTTCGTCGGGAGACGCTCCGGGACCGCCCCGGGGCGCTTCGGGCGTTCCTCGAGGGCTCGATGGACGGGTGGAGCACCGCACGGACCGATCCCGCGGCGGCGGTCGAGGCCGTCGGCGACCGGAGCGACGAACCGGCCGCGGCCGAGCGGCGCAAACTCACGCAGGCGCTCGATCGCTTCGCAGGCAGCGACGCCGTCGAAAAGAACGGCTGGGGGTGGCACTCGGGGGAGACGTGGCAGCGCCTCCGGATCGCCCTCGATCAGGCCGACGCACTATGA
- a CDS encoding ABC transporter ATP-binding protein gives MIHAENLSVSYGDLRALADVDLDVADGEFVTVVGPSGCGKTTLLRTIGGLEEPTTGEVTVDGDPPAVAQSAARLGFVFQEHTLLPWKTAIENVTFLRRMAGKDADSAGARDLLATTGLDGFEDARPSELSGGMKQRVAIARAIHLGADVLLMDEPFGELDEITRDEMSVEILRLWRENRKTVVFVTHSVPEAVFLGDRCLVVAADTEGDPTADGAPGRVVAEFDVDLPRPRDESVFGSEAFGAQVARVRGALHGDT, from the coding sequence ATGATCCACGCCGAGAACCTGTCGGTCAGTTACGGTGACCTGCGCGCGCTCGCCGACGTCGACCTCGACGTCGCCGACGGCGAGTTCGTCACCGTCGTCGGCCCCTCCGGCTGTGGCAAGACCACGCTGTTGCGGACCATCGGCGGGCTGGAGGAGCCGACGACCGGCGAGGTCACCGTCGACGGCGACCCGCCGGCGGTCGCACAGTCGGCGGCCCGCCTCGGGTTCGTCTTTCAGGAACACACGCTCCTCCCCTGGAAGACGGCCATCGAGAACGTCACCTTCCTCCGGCGGATGGCGGGGAAGGATGCCGACTCGGCGGGGGCGCGGGACCTCCTCGCGACGACCGGCCTCGACGGCTTCGAGGACGCCCGTCCGTCCGAACTCTCGGGCGGCATGAAACAGCGGGTCGCCATCGCCCGCGCCATCCACCTCGGCGCCGACGTGTTGCTCATGGACGAGCCGTTCGGCGAACTCGACGAAATCACCCGCGACGAGATGAGCGTCGAGATCCTCCGCCTCTGGCGCGAGAACCGCAAGACCGTCGTGTTCGTCACCCACAGCGTTCCCGAAGCGGTGTTCCTCGGCGACCGCTGCCTCGTGGTCGCGGCCGACACCGAGGGCGATCCGACCGCCGACGGGGCGCCCGGGCGTGTGGTCGCCGAGTTCGACGTCGACCTCCCGCGCCCCCGCGACGAGTCGGTCTTCGGATCGGAGGCCTTCGGGGCGCAGGTCGCCCGGGTCCGCGGGGCGCTCCACGGCGACACATGA
- a CDS encoding ABC transporter permease yields the protein MSVADRVPAPDATLPVAGLVAAVACWWAITVAFAVPAFLLPSPTAVLARLVGNPGLYLTHAVETLRKILVGGAAGVLAGFTLAVVVSAVPLLRRALYPYLVAARVLPKIAVAPIFLIYFGVGFETAVLFVALVVFFPVVVGTAAGLSRTPEAHLDLLRSVDADPLRTFLSVRLPHALPDVFAGLKQSVTLSVVGAVVAEWILSNDGLGALILAASENVQADVMLAALAVLLPIGLGLYGGVTLCQRAVTWN from the coding sequence ATGAGCGTCGCCGACCGCGTGCCGGCCCCCGACGCGACGTTGCCGGTCGCGGGGTTGGTCGCCGCCGTCGCCTGCTGGTGGGCGATCACCGTCGCCTTCGCCGTCCCGGCCTTCCTGTTGCCGTCGCCGACCGCCGTCCTCGCCCGCCTGGTCGGCAATCCCGGCTTGTATCTGACCCACGCCGTCGAGACGCTCCGGAAGATCCTCGTCGGCGGCGCCGCCGGCGTCCTCGCCGGCTTCACGCTCGCCGTCGTGGTCTCGGCGGTCCCCCTGCTCAGACGGGCGCTCTACCCCTACCTCGTCGCCGCCCGCGTCCTCCCGAAGATCGCCGTCGCCCCCATTTTCCTCATCTACTTCGGGGTCGGCTTCGAAACGGCCGTCCTCTTCGTCGCCCTCGTCGTCTTCTTCCCCGTCGTGGTCGGGACCGCCGCCGGCCTGTCGCGGACGCCCGAGGCACACCTCGACTTGCTCCGCTCCGTGGACGCCGACCCCCTCCGGACCTTCCTTTCGGTCCGTCTCCCACACGCCCTCCCGGACGTGTTCGCGGGGCTGAAACAGTCGGTGACGCTCTCGGTCGTCGGCGCCGTCGTCGCCGAGTGGATCCTCTCGAACGACGGACTGGGCGCGCTGATCCTGGCCGCCTCCGAGAACGTGCAGGCGGACGTGATGCTCGCGGCGCTCGCGGTCCTCCTGCCGATCGGGCTGGGGCTCTACGGCGGCGTGACGCTCTGTCAGCGCGCGGTGACCTGGAACTAG
- a CDS encoding ABC transporter permease, which produces MATSDRRLPSVDAPTASGGAVRTVLGHVWPPTAVFVVVIACWQWFVTATGVPTVVLPGPTDVATAFLVARGTLLAAAGVTALTAALGLAGGVVVGLTLAFAMVGSRAASAVLHPYLIALRIAPLVAIAPLLFLWIGDGVLSRATLVTTMTVFPVAIASVDGLRSVPREYTDLARSVRAPPVRTFLRVRIPAAAPSVFAGVKLAAALSVVGTVVAEFLTLQSGLGYRLFHTAEFLQTSTTFAALGTLTLLGLVFYLVPAAVERRLDWG; this is translated from the coding sequence ATGGCGACCTCCGACCGGCGTCTCCCGTCGGTCGACGCCCCCACGGCGAGCGGCGGCGCCGTCCGGACCGTCCTCGGTCACGTCTGGCCGCCGACCGCGGTGTTCGTCGTCGTCATCGCCTGCTGGCAGTGGTTCGTGACGGCGACGGGTGTGCCGACCGTCGTCCTCCCCGGACCGACGGACGTCGCGACGGCGTTTCTCGTCGCCCGCGGGACCCTGCTCGCGGCGGCGGGGGTGACGGCGCTGACCGCGGCCCTCGGACTGGCCGGCGGGGTCGTCGTCGGCCTCACCCTCGCCTTCGCGATGGTCGGGTCGCGGGCCGCGTCGGCGGTCCTCCACCCCTACCTGATCGCGCTGCGGATCGCCCCGCTCGTCGCCATCGCGCCCCTCCTCTTCCTCTGGATCGGCGACGGCGTCCTCTCGCGGGCGACGCTCGTCACGACGATGACGGTGTTTCCGGTCGCCATCGCGTCGGTCGACGGCCTTCGGTCGGTTCCCCGGGAGTACACCGACCTCGCCCGATCGGTCCGGGCGCCGCCGGTCCGGACCTTCCTTCGGGTCCGGATCCCGGCGGCCGCCCCGAGCGTCTTCGCGGGCGTGAAACTCGCGGCGGCGCTGTCGGTCGTCGGGACCGTCGTCGCGGAGTTTCTCACCCTGCAGTCCGGGCTTGGCTACCGACTCTTTCACACCGCGGAGTTCCTGCAGACCAGCACCACCTTCGCCGCCCTCGGGACGCTCACGCTCCTCGGTCTCGTCTTCTATCTCGTCCCCGCGGCGGTCGAACGGCGGCTGGACTGGGGCTAG
- a CDS encoding ABC transporter substrate-binding protein, whose protein sequence is MQRTPTRRSFLVAAGATGATGLAGCLGGTGGGADDGTATPTGTATGTPIPGESSLLLNWKPSGLHVPYFTAKARGFYEEEGLTLSAIETGEGSTFSAKQVGLGNVDFAVTSGDQVLNVNSRDLSPLSVGVVMQKSPAVVFSTRETFGGELSDVEGLAGKTVGTGPGMVRMLTSLLLEEAGVREDVEMVDTGYDTVQQLLAGEIDAAGGVFGDAISAEAQGYTVDSLPVGDTIPSYGHVVAVNREWADANGEAVRAFLRATARGAAWAQRRPAEATDLLVEANGVLAESREQQRRKWETMARDFMLGDAVREHGWGWSEAEPWRVVHDALADADALGGEVDPNAVWTNDYLDTDDEFVGSYADQV, encoded by the coding sequence ATGCAACGGACTCCGACGAGGCGGTCGTTTCTCGTCGCGGCGGGGGCGACGGGAGCGACGGGACTCGCGGGCTGTCTCGGCGGGACCGGCGGCGGCGCCGACGACGGAACGGCGACACCGACCGGAACCGCCACGGGAACGCCGATTCCGGGTGAATCGTCGCTGCTGCTCAACTGGAAGCCGAGCGGCCTGCACGTCCCCTACTTCACCGCGAAGGCACGGGGCTTCTACGAGGAGGAGGGGCTGACGCTCTCGGCCATCGAGACGGGCGAGGGGTCGACCTTCTCGGCGAAGCAGGTCGGCCTCGGCAACGTCGACTTCGCGGTCACCAGCGGCGACCAGGTGTTGAACGTCAACAGCCGCGACCTCTCGCCGCTGTCGGTCGGGGTCGTGATGCAGAAGAGCCCGGCGGTGGTGTTCTCCACCCGCGAGACCTTCGGCGGGGAGCTGAGCGACGTCGAGGGGCTCGCCGGCAAGACGGTCGGCACCGGCCCCGGGATGGTGCGGATGCTCACGTCGCTGCTCCTGGAGGAGGCGGGCGTCCGCGAGGACGTCGAGATGGTCGACACCGGATACGACACCGTCCAGCAGCTCCTCGCCGGCGAAATCGACGCCGCAGGCGGCGTCTTCGGCGACGCCATCAGCGCCGAGGCCCAGGGGTATACGGTCGATAGCCTCCCCGTCGGCGACACCATCCCCTCCTACGGGCACGTCGTCGCGGTGAACCGGGAGTGGGCGGACGCGAACGGCGAGGCGGTCCGGGCCTTCCTGCGGGCGACCGCCCGCGGCGCCGCGTGGGCCCAGCGGCGGCCGGCCGAGGCGACCGACCTGCTCGTCGAGGCCAACGGGGTCCTCGCGGAGTCCCGCGAGCAGCAGCGACGCAAGTGGGAGACCATGGCTCGGGACTTCATGCTCGGCGACGCCGTCAGGGAGCACGGCTGGGGCTGGAGCGAGGCCGAACCCTGGCGCGTCGTCCACGACGCCCTGGCGGACGCCGACGCCCTCGGTGGTGAGGTCGACCCGAACGCCGTCTGGACCAACGACTACCTCGACACCGACGACGAGTTCGTCGGCTCGTACGCGGACCAAGTCTGA
- a CDS encoding amphi-Trp domain-containing protein, whose product MADLPDANDGPRTVSDGYFEREVRLSRESTAAFLRDLADQIESEPRLTISTDEWEIPFEFDEPIEVEVEFVGETHRQLELELEFEWSPPEDKIGVN is encoded by the coding sequence ATGGCCGACCTGCCGGACGCGAACGACGGGCCACGAACCGTCTCCGACGGCTACTTCGAGCGGGAGGTTCGCCTCTCCCGGGAGTCCACGGCGGCGTTCCTGCGTGACCTCGCCGATCAGATCGAATCGGAGCCACGACTCACCATCTCGACCGACGAGTGGGAGATTCCCTTCGAGTTCGACGAACCCATCGAGGTGGAAGTCGAGTTCGTCGGCGAGACCCACCGCCAACTGGAACTGGAGTTGGAGTTCGAGTGGTCGCCGCCCGAGGACAAGATCGGAGTCAACTGA
- a CDS encoding ArsR/SmtB family transcription factor, which translates to MSLFDVLGSKARLQIIRELATEPRYVSELADRVGMDGKTAVHHLSTLEEAGIVESYRTSRRKYYRLTKRIELRASPEPDPMFLLHADDVEEAESSSD; encoded by the coding sequence ATGTCCCTGTTCGACGTTCTCGGCAGCAAGGCGCGCCTGCAGATCATCCGGGAGTTGGCCACGGAGCCACGGTACGTCTCAGAACTCGCCGATCGGGTGGGGATGGACGGCAAGACGGCTGTCCACCACCTCTCGACGCTCGAAGAAGCGGGTATCGTCGAGAGCTACCGGACCAGCCGACGGAAGTACTACCGGCTGACCAAGCGCATCGAACTCCGGGCGTCGCCCGAACCGGACCCCATGTTCCTCCTCCACGCCGACGACGTCGAGGAGGCCGAATCGTCGTCGGACTGA
- a CDS encoding sodium:calcium antiporter, whose amino-acid sequence MVVGIVLILSLLVASPAAPAIADDLGVGANGPVDLVGAQEEGEEAGEEGEEGEEEEGGIEGAIEGFIEAQGTIGAAIILLGGILLLTASTEKLISYLARASINMKMSLFALAIVFTGFEFDDTILALVLSGGGLEEAALGTALGTGLAIIGITLALAAIIKPFPVDLPTDYVVIFALSPLILVPFALLGTLTFVHGLVLTAFFVFAFGYFIVRERQREIPVFRDTELGKDLQPDGGVARPQSMDEIPEDRILGDLADSGLVWIVLSIVALVGIVFAAMLLEGGSEVVIEGFGISETVFGATFLTLLLTGEDLLLTIEPVRRGFPEIGVGNVIGSVLFSVTGNIGVIMFLSEVAISPSVLTFHLPAMIIVTALAAYFFYRGEMKRWHGYLLGGLYVAYWVIALVVFSGVPIGE is encoded by the coding sequence ATGGTTGTCGGTATCGTGTTGATACTGTCGCTGCTCGTCGCCTCGCCGGCGGCACCCGCGATCGCGGACGACCTCGGCGTGGGCGCGAACGGCCCCGTCGACCTCGTCGGTGCTCAAGAAGAGGGTGAGGAGGCGGGCGAGGAAGGCGAAGAGGGTGAAGAAGAAGAGGGCGGCATCGAGGGGGCCATCGAAGGCTTCATCGAGGCCCAAGGGACCATCGGGGCAGCCATCATACTCCTCGGTGGTATCCTCTTACTGACCGCTTCGACCGAGAAGCTGATCAGCTACCTCGCCCGCGCGTCGATCAACATGAAGATGTCGCTGTTCGCGCTCGCCATCGTCTTCACCGGCTTCGAGTTCGACGACACGATCCTCGCACTCGTGCTCTCGGGCGGCGGTCTGGAGGAAGCCGCGCTGGGGACGGCGCTCGGGACGGGACTGGCGATCATCGGTATCACGCTCGCGCTCGCGGCGATCATCAAGCCGTTCCCGGTCGATCTGCCGACCGACTACGTCGTCATCTTCGCGCTCTCGCCGCTGATCCTCGTTCCCTTCGCCCTGCTCGGAACGCTGACGTTCGTCCACGGGCTGGTCCTGACGGCCTTCTTCGTGTTCGCCTTCGGCTACTTCATCGTGCGGGAGCGCCAGCGTGAGATTCCGGTGTTCCGTGACACGGAACTCGGGAAGGACCTGCAGCCGGACGGCGGCGTTGCCCGTCCCCAGTCGATGGACGAGATCCCGGAGGACCGCATCCTCGGCGACCTGGCCGACTCCGGACTCGTGTGGATCGTCCTCTCGATCGTCGCGCTCGTCGGCATCGTCTTCGCCGCCATGTTGCTCGAAGGCGGCTCCGAAGTCGTCATCGAGGGGTTCGGCATCTCGGAGACGGTCTTCGGCGCGACCTTCCTCACTCTCCTCCTTACCGGGGAGGACCTCCTGCTCACCATCGAACCGGTCCGCCGGGGCTTCCCCGAGATCGGCGTCGGCAACGTCATCGGGAGCGTCCTGTTCTCGGTTACGGGGAACATCGGCGTCATCATGTTCCTCAGCGAGGTGGCCATCTCGCCGTCCGTGCTGACCTTCCACCTCCCGGCGATGATCATCGTCACCGCGCTAGCCGCGTACTTCTTCTACCGAGGGGAGATGAAGCGCTGGCACGGCTACCTGCTCGGCGGCCTCTACGTCGCCTACTGGGTGATCGCGCTCGTCGTGTTCAGCGGGGTGCCGATCGGGGAGTGA
- a CDS encoding sodium:calcium antiporter yields MVLGPSGELVSVVLFLVGVAVVIVSVETFIEAVAEGALALGVSGFFLTVVLAGTDLENVILGVAAAYDQLPDLALGTVFGEALFILGAAVGLAGVLVPFETDVPRNYLGITLLAPFLFFGLALDGTLSRFDGAVLTATFVPYLAVIYTLERYTDTRYLSAEEVEIMEDEDPGIDEDDEWFDVDLDLDVDDFVEEHVPERHEGAAFLGIALLATVGMTVGSEIAVEGAQGLLTLLGVTGLAFGATVMSFIASLEELFLTVEPVRRGRPHIGVGNVVGSMLFFVSANAGLIALVRPLDTTGAVMTVHWPFFFGTLLIVAAAFYRGKVGRPTGVLLLGAYVAYWVANYAV; encoded by the coding sequence ATGGTACTCGGACCCTCGGGCGAACTCGTCTCGGTCGTGCTGTTCCTGGTCGGTGTCGCCGTCGTCATCGTCAGCGTCGAGACGTTCATCGAGGCCGTCGCCGAGGGAGCGCTCGCCCTCGGCGTCTCCGGTTTCTTCCTCACCGTCGTCCTCGCGGGGACGGACCTCGAGAACGTGATCCTCGGAGTCGCGGCGGCGTACGACCAGTTGCCCGACCTGGCGCTCGGCACCGTCTTCGGCGAGGCGCTGTTCATCCTCGGGGCGGCCGTCGGCCTCGCCGGCGTGTTGGTCCCCTTCGAGACGGACGTCCCCCGGAACTACCTCGGGATCACCCTCCTCGCTCCGTTTCTCTTCTTCGGCCTCGCGCTCGACGGCACGCTCTCGCGGTTCGACGGCGCCGTCCTCACCGCGACGTTCGTCCCCTACCTCGCCGTCATCTACACGCTCGAACGCTACACCGACACCCGCTATCTCTCGGCGGAGGAAGTCGAGATCATGGAGGACGAGGACCCGGGCATCGACGAGGACGACGAGTGGTTCGACGTCGACCTCGATCTGGACGTCGACGACTTCGTCGAGGAACACGTCCCCGAGCGCCACGAGGGGGCGGCGTTTCTCGGAATCGCCCTCCTCGCCACCGTCGGCATGACCGTCGGCTCCGAGATCGCCGTCGAGGGGGCACAGGGCCTGCTCACTCTCTTGGGCGTGACCGGCCTCGCCTTCGGCGCGACGGTCATGAGCTTCATCGCGTCGCTGGAGGAACTGTTCCTGACGGTCGAACCGGTCCGCCGGGGGCGCCCCCACATCGGCGTCGGCAACGTCGTCGGGAGCATGCTCTTTTTCGTCAGCGCCAACGCGGGGCTGATCGCGCTGGTCCGCCCCCTCGATACCACGGGGGCGGTGATGACCGTCCACTGGCCCTTCTTCTTCGGCACGCTGCTGATCGTCGCCGCCGCCTTCTACCGGGGGAAAGTGGGGCGTCCCACCGGCGTCCTCCTCCTCGGCGCGTACGTCGCCTACTGGGTCGCGAACTACGCGGTGTGA
- a CDS encoding fumarylacetoacetate hydrolase family protein codes for MRLGQFSTSASERPWCGVIVDDETVVDLASAGHAAGIDVPRRLSSLLDRWNWAEKASMAVAYATETGTGLVSREDCRRHAPVTDPGKVVCVGLNYEDHARELDLAIPDEPVLFSKFPTAVTGPGDEVTWDPTYTSQVDYEAELVGVVGREARDVPVEDAWEYLAGITVGNDVTARDLQERDGQWVRGKSLDTFAPIGPDLVTLDEVDDPHDLDVWTELDGERLQDSTTANFIFGLDELLAACSRAFTLHPGDLLFTGTPPGVGTSRDPPVSLDDGDHVTVGLEGVGELTNVCRHRSPQR; via the coding sequence ATGCGCTTGGGTCAGTTCAGTACGTCGGCGTCGGAGCGGCCGTGGTGTGGCGTGATCGTGGACGACGAGACGGTGGTCGACCTCGCGTCGGCGGGCCACGCGGCGGGCATCGACGTACCGCGTCGGCTGTCGTCGCTGCTCGACCGGTGGAACTGGGCGGAGAAGGCGTCGATGGCGGTGGCGTACGCCACCGAGACCGGGACGGGGCTGGTGTCCCGCGAGGACTGTCGCCGGCACGCCCCGGTGACCGATCCGGGGAAGGTCGTCTGTGTGGGCTTGAACTACGAGGACCACGCGCGGGAACTGGACCTGGCGATCCCCGACGAGCCCGTGCTCTTCTCGAAGTTCCCGACGGCGGTCACGGGGCCCGGCGACGAAGTCACCTGGGATCCGACGTACACCTCACAGGTCGACTACGAGGCGGAGCTCGTCGGCGTCGTCGGCCGGGAGGCCCGCGACGTCCCGGTCGAGGACGCGTGGGAGTACCTCGCCGGGATCACCGTCGGCAACGACGTGACCGCCCGCGACCTCCAGGAGCGCGACGGGCAGTGGGTCCGGGGCAAGAGTCTCGACACCTTCGCCCCGATCGGGCCGGACCTGGTGACGCTGGACGAGGTCGACGACCCCCACGACCTCGACGTCTGGACGGAACTCGACGGGGAGCGCCTGCAGGACTCGACGACGGCGAACTTCATCTTCGGGCTGGACGAACTCCTCGCCGCGTGTAGCCGGGCGTTCACCCTCCATCCCGGCGACCTCCTGTTCACGGGGACACCGCCCGGCGTCGGGACGTCCCGCGACCCGCCGGTCTCCCTCGACGACGGCGACCACGTGACCGTCGGCCTCGAAGGCGTCGGCGAACTCACCAACGTCTGTCGCC